TACCGATGTGACTTTTGTGGGCAGGCTGGCGCAGTATCGCTATTACAACATGGACCAGGTCGTTGGTGCGGCGCTCAAAGCAGTAGAAGGACTCATCTAAGGAGCAGTGGTAAGAAAGCTCTGACTGGTGGCAACCGAGAGCTTGCCTGGATTGCCTGAAAGATTTGGGCGTGTACTTGAACGTCTCTTCGTTCGCGTGCGCATCGGGCTCGCCGTAGTAACGGTTCCAGGTTTCGCGCGGTCGGCGTCGATCAAATGCAATTCTTCGCCGCTAACTCTTTCTTCCGTGTCCCGCAACATGCTTTCTACGCATAGAGAAATTGAGAGATGAAAAAGTACGTGGTCAAGTGTTTCATTGCGCAATGTACTCGTCCTACGAAGGAGTAGCATGACTGCATCCGGCTCAAATGCGGCATCGAGGCGAGTCGCTATTCTGGTCCTGCTCTGTCGCGACTACGCAGCGCTTGAACTGACCCTCGCCAGTCACATGGCGTACCGGCCGACAGGCGTAGAGTTCATCCTGCTTCAGAACTGCAGGGGTGGCTATGACGCGGAACGCACGCTTGCCGTCGCGCGGCGCTACGCAAGGCTTTTTCCGGGCGTCGTTCGTGTCGTCGACGATATTCCGCCTGGCCCCCCCTATCGCACGATCAAAAAACTACTCTCGCAGCCGGCGTTCGCCGAAATCGACCTGATCTGCAAGGTGGACGACGACGCGTTTCCGATCGCCGGCGGGTGGCTCGACAAGATGCTGGCCACGTACGACGCGGTGGAAAAGGAAAGCGGGAACGGGCTCGCCTACGTCACCCCGCTCATCAACAACAACAACTGGGGCTTCCCTGAAGTGATGCGTGCGATGAGTCTGGAACGCGAGTACTTCACGAACCAGGCGCGTCCGCATTTCGTCGGTGCCGCCGGGGACGGTCGCTGTCCGATGCGAATCATCCCTGCTGACCAGATCGAGAAAGGCACCAATGGCACGATATGGGGCTATCCGCATATCGCGCGCTGGCTACATGAACGGACGACGCTGCAGCCTGATGCTTTCATCGCTGCGACTCGGGACCTCGAACCTTGCGAAGTGCCGGCAGAATCGCGCTATTCGATCGGCTGCATTCTTTTTCGCAAGCAGTTATGGGACATGATCGACGACGGTGGGCAAGATGACGAGCACATGATGCATGTCTACTGTGCGCGGCACCGGCTGAGAATCGTCTGTGCGCGCAGTGTGCCATTCGTGCACATGGCGTACTTCACCCAGCGCGAGGAGAACCGCGACATCGTCGATGCCGCTCGCGCGCTGTACGACGGGAGGCTCGGCCATCCCTTTCCGATTTCACTCTACGCGGACCGTGAACGCGATATCGAAGCACGGTTGCGGTGGCTCGAAGATCACCCGCCGCAGGCCACCAACGGGACGCTTGAAGCGTCGAAGCGTGTCAGTCGCGCGATCTATCGGCGAGTGCGCACGCTGTGGAAATGAGCAAGGGCGCGCGTCGCCGAGCGGAGTGTGTCGTTTCATGATTTCGCGCGGTTGGTGTCTGTCAAATGCAATTCTTCGCCAGTGACTGTCTTTTACGTGCCGCGCAATCTGCTTCTACGCATAGGGAAATTGAAAGATGAACAAATACCTGGTCGTTCTGAGGTGTGGAGACAGTTCCTTGCATCCGCAATGGTTCAGCGGCGGGCAGGCCCCAAACTTTGATTTGATGCTGAGTTACTACGGGAAGAACGAAGATTATGCGGACATCTTTGCCAAAGCCATACATCGATTCAAAGGATCAAAATGGGAAGGTCTCAACGACTTCATGTTGCAAAACTCCCAATTGATTCTGCAGTATCGTTACATCTGGCTCCCGGACGACGACATCCTGACGGACGTCCAAACCGTGAACGATTTCTTCGAATATGTAGAACGAGAGAATTTCGCACTCGCGCAACCGTCTCTCGACGAGAGAAGCTATTTCGGTCACCAAACGACGTTGCGAAACAATGAGTTTGAATTTCGCGAAACAAATTTCGTGGAGTTGATGATGCCGTGTTTATCTTCGAATGCTTTGCATGCGATAAAACACAGCTTTGGGATGAACAAATCAGGCTGGGGCCTCGATTTCTTGTGGCCCAAGTGGGTCGCTTCTTTTGGAAAGGTTGGCATTATTGATCGTTTTTCCGTGTTCCATACACGCCCGGTCGGTTCGGCTGGGAGCGGCATGGGAGACGATTCAACTACGAGCCCAACGTTTGAATTGAATCAGACGCTCGCGCAATACGGGATGCTGGGCACTCCGATAAAGGTCATTCGTGGCAAAACAAGCGATGCAGGCAAATCATATGCGAGCGGTCGATTGGGCAATCCAATGTTGTTCATTCATGCGGTAAAGGGCAGCAATCCTGTGCGACGGAAAGATATCGTCAGTTTTATGAGGCTGCTGAAAGAGTATCTCCCGTGGCTTCATCATATCAAGCCCACAACGTGGCCAATACAGCAGGCTCCGGAAAGGCGCTCGAGCCGTTGAGAATGATAATGCGTGTGATTGACGCGAATACCGTATCGCTGCCGCGTTCATCACGCCATCTTATCCAACCGGTCTCGCAACCTGCCAAAGCCGTCGGCAGTTGTGATGAATGTCAGGATCGACTTGGCGACGGCGGAGATTTTCGATTAAATGATTCATTAGTCACGCTCAACCATTGGCGACATTAGTCGGGCGAAAACGGACATGCTCTACAGATCGCATTTAGTTCTGTATAAAATCTCGTATCGCGTAGTCCGGTGCAATCACCTCCTCGCGTACGGCACGCTATGCCGAGCCTCCAATGGTATGCAGCAACGCAGCGATGCTCTCAACGAAGCAAATCGAGGGAGGTAAATTATGAGCGATGCGAAATTTGCAACGTTCTGGAATTGGCCGGAATTATCTCCTTATGAAATCGCTTGTTTGAATACGTTCACTGCTTATGGCAGCGAAATCGCTGTATATAGTTACAAACCCATCAGCAACTTGCCAAAAGGCGTGATCGAAAAGGACGCCCGGTCGATCCTTTCTGCCGACTCGCTGAGCGCTTTTCCCGTTAATGACGTTCCTTCAATGGCGCATTTCACAGATTATTTCCGGTTAATAATGTTTACCAAAACCGATGAAATCTGGGCGGACACAGATATTCTTCTCCTGAGACGATTTGACCTGAACATTGCGGGCGACTTGGTCGGCCGGGGAAAGCCGGATCTGCTTTGCACCGCACTCCTGCGCCTCGACCCGCGGAATCCACGGCTGCATGATGTAATTCAGCGGCTAGAAGCGATGGAAAACACGGATATAAAATGGCGTGCTACTGGCTCCCATATTTTGACGGAAGTCTATGGTGCAAAGGCCGGCTTACCTGAAAAAGTGTTTTACCCGGTGCATGCCGATTCCTATTATAAGGTCTTTTTGCCCCACCATTTCGAAGAGTGCGCTGCGCTTTGCACCAATGCATATACGCTTAAATTTTGGAATAATCGTGTGGTTAAACTTGGCGTGTTCAAACGGGTCTGTCCACCAGAGGGGTCATTCCTGCATCACGTGTTTGCCAGTACTGGATCCGATCAGCTTTTCGACGAGATCTATCCCGCGGATGTGATGCAGAGGTTGATCAGTAACGCCGAAGAGAGAGTCGGCCGCGATGAAGGCGTTCGCAAACTCATGCGAATAGCATTGGGGCGCGGGTTATCCAGCTAATTTGACGACACGTCGCTCACACACCCGATTTAATTGATATCTGTTGGCATATTCGTCTACTCATCGCAAAAACGATTTCATTAAAAAATTCCTATTTGACATACTTGCCTCGTCCACTGCCGCAGTGGTGGAATACGCCAATACCTCACCAATTTGTGCCGATTCCTACAATATATTGGTGCAGCGATGTATTTACATCTAGTCTTGAGAGTACTTCGTTCCCGGCCGCATGCTGGTCGACTTTGTCTTGTGTTTGCGCCGCGACGGCATCGTCCCGTTTTACCCATTAATTGTCTGCTTATTTCAGTTGCTGGCGATCTTGGTAGGCCCAGACTGCCGGCACATCAGGTCGGCCCGATTTGCTCCCCACATGATTCGTGATTAGTTGTCTTCTTCGCGAAGCAAGATTTTTCGATATAGAACGGGTAGTTCACGCCTCGTTTACCTCCAGGAGCATTTGTCTATGTCAGAGCCGAGAATCAGCGTTCTGCTGCCTATCTACAAGGTCGAGGACTATATCGAGGACTGTCTCGACTCACTGCTGTCACAATCGTGCACCGATTTCGAAATCATCGCCGTCGACGATTGCAGCCCCGATCGCTCCGGTGAAATCGCCGCCCGGGTTCTCGCGCAACAGGATCGCATTTCGTGGAAGTTAATCAGAAACATCGACAACAAAGGGCTCGCTGAAACGCGAAAAATCGCAGCATCGGAGGCGCGCGGCGACTATGTGCTCTGCGTTGACAGCGACGACCACGTCCATCGCGATCTCATTTGCACCGTGCTGCGCGAAGCCGACCAGCACAATGCCGATGTCGTCATTTTCGCCGCCGAGCGCATTAGTCCCGATGGCGCCGTCAACGCTCGGATCGATTCCGGCGACGGCCTTATCACTGGCGTGGAAGCCGTCCAGAAAATTCTAGAACTCAAGCTGCAAGCCTTTTGCTGGAACAAGCTTGTGCGCCGCTCCATCTTCGTCGCAGCCGATCATCCGTGCGGTCTCATCTTCGAAGACGTTTGCGTGTCGGTGCAAACGCTCGCCAACTCGAAAGTGGTGCGCCTCATTCCGGACAACCTCTATTCATACATGATTCGTGAATCAGGAATTTCGAGACGCTTCAACCCGCAGGTCGTCGACCTTTTTGCCATCATGGACCGTGTGGAAAAAAATACCGCGTCCCTCCCGATTACCGACTACAAGCGCCTCTTCTTCCGGCTCAAATACAGCTGGGCATTCCGCGCGATCGCGTTTCAGACCGCGATCACCGCGCCGACCTACCGCCTCGCGAGCCCTATTCTGCAAAGCGTATCGGAGAAGCTGCGCGTGAAGCACCTGCTTGGCCTGTTTGCCGATCGGCATCTGAAGCTTTCCATCACTATGACCATGCTCAAGATCCATCCGTGGATCTTTTATTGCGTCGTAAGACGCTTCAACCGCCGCTGACACGCTTGCCGCATACGCATCGCCGACTAGATATTGGGGCTTTGTCAGGTTGCGAGGCCGGTAAGATGGCGTGATGAAGAAATCGAAAACGCTCTATCACGGTCAGAGTTTTCCGGCCGGGGTCATCAGCTGCGCGGTTCGATGGTATTTCCGCTTCCAGTTGAGCCTGCGCGACATCGAAGAGCTGCTGTTCGAGCGCGGCGTGATCGTGACATACGAGACCATCCGATGCTGGCGTGACAAGTTTGGTAAGGGCTTTGCTCATCGGGTCAAAGCGGCGCGACATAAGCCGGGTAGTACATGGCATCTCGACGAAATGTTCGTCACGCTTCGTGGAGAACCGTATCTGCATGACGGGCGGTTGACGAGCACGGCGCCGAGCTCGACGACACCAATCATGCGTCCCCCGCCCTCCGGTTGTGTCACCGATAAACGTTACATCAATCGCGCAACTTCACCGCCGTCATCCGCGGCATCAACAGATGAATGATGCCAAGCGCAACCAGATACGCCGATGCGCCGACCGTAAACAGCGCCCAATAATTCCCAGTGCGCTGCAAGGTCTCGCCGATCACGCCGGAGAAGAAGAACGATCCGACCATCCCCGCCACGCCGCCGATACCGACCACCGTGCCGACCACCCGCTTCGGAAACACGTCGCCGACCGTCGTGACGAGATTCGCCGACCAGCCCTGGTGCGCCGCTGCCGCGAGACCAACGGCGAGCACCGCCCACCACAGGCTCCGGAATGCCGACAACGTTGCGATCGGCACCACGCACAATGCACAGATAAGCATCGTGAGCTTGCGCGCGAAATTCGGCCGGTTGGTGCGCGCCATCAAACGCGACGACAGCCAGCCACCCGCCACGCTGCCGATCGACGACATCGTATAGATTGCGATCAGCGGCAGGCCCATGTGGGCGATATCGATATGGCGCGACTCATTGAGCCACTTGGGCAGCCAGAACAGATAGAACCACCACACCGGATCGGTCAGCAGCTTGCCGAAGACGAACGCCCACGTTTCGCGGTACTTGAGCACCGACAACCAGCTGACTTTCTGCTCGACGACTTCTTCGCGGTCCGCATTGATGTAGGCGAGTTCTTCCTTCGACACCGACGGATGCTCCGAAGGCTGCCGATAAACCAGCCACCACACTGCCAGCCAGACGAACCCGGTCGCGCCGCCCGCGATGAACGTCGCGCGCCAGCCCCACATCACCGCGGCGATCGGCACGAAGGCCGGCGCCACGATGCCGCCGATCGTCGCGCCCATGTTCCAGAAGCCCGTCGCAAGCGCGCGTTCCTTCTTCGGAAACCACGTGGCGGTAGTGCGGATCGCGACCGGGAAATTGGCCGCTTCGCCGAAGCCGAGCAGACCGCGTACGGCCGCGAAACCCGGCACGGTCGATGCCACCGCGTGCAGCATCGCCGCCAGACTCCACAGCGCCATCGCGCTGCCGTAGACCTTCTTCGTGCTGACGCGATCGGCGATGCGGCCGAAGATCGCGAGACCCACCGCATAGGCGACCGTAAACACCATCACGGTCTGTGCGTACTGCACCTGGTTCCAACCGATATCCTTTTGCAGCAGCGGCGCGAGCAGCCCGAGCATCTGACGATCCATGTAGTTGATCGTCGTCGCCGCGAAGATCATCGCGCAGATGGTCCATCGGTATCGTCCGACGGCCGTCCGTGCGGCAGCCGTCGTAGCTTCTAGTGTTTTCATCGAGTCTCCTGAAGGTTTCTGAAAATGTGTCTATATGGTTGTTCGATACGGTCAATGCGCTGAGGCCGGCAATCCTTCGCGCGGGCTCATACGCGAGAAGAACACGACCCCGGCGGCAATCACCGACATCACCGCGAGTCCAGTGAGGCCGCCCTCGATCGAGCCGGTCTTCTGTTCGAGGAAGCCGAAGGTCGCCGGCGCCACGAAGCCGCCGAGGTTGCCGATCGAGTTGATCAGCGCCAGCACCGCGGCGGAAATCCGCGCGTCGAGATAGCCCTGCGGGATCACCCAGAACAGCGACGAGGCCGCCTTGAAGCCGATCGCAGCAAAGCAGATCGCGACGAACGAGAACACCGGGCCGCCCTGGCCGGCCGCATACATGCCGAGCGCGGCGATCAGCAGCACACACGCGACCCACGCTTGCTGGAACTTGAAGCGCGCCGCGAGCATCGCGAACAGATACATCGCCGCGATCGAGATCAGCCACGGAATCGAGTTGAACAGGCCGACCTGGAAGTCGTTGAAATGGCCCATCTTGTGGATGATGCTGGGCAGCCAGAAAGTCGCGCCGTAGATGGTCAGCGATACCGCGAAGTAGATCAGGCAAAAGATCAGGATTTGCGGATCGCGCAGCAGGGTTCCGAGCGACGGCCTGACCGGGTGCGCGGCGGCGCGCTGGCGTTGCTCTTCGTCGATCGCATCCAGCACCGCGTCCTGCTCGGCGCGGGTGAGCCAGGCGGCGTCGCGCGGCTTCGAGTCGAGCCACAGCAGGATGAAGCCCGCGAGCACGACCGAGAACATGCCTTCGATGATGAACATCCACTGCCAGCCACGCAGCCCCGCGCCTTCGATCAGCATCAGCCCGCCGGAGATCGGCCCGGACAGCACCGACGCGAGCGCCGAGCCGCTCAGGAAGATCGCCATCGCCTTCCCGCGCTCGTTGCTCGGCAGCCATTGCGTGAAGTAGTAGATGACGCCGGGAAAGAAGCCCGCTTCGGCCGCGCCGAGCAGCAGCCGCATCGCGTAGAACGACGTCTCGCCGCGCACGAATGCCATGCCGGCCGCGGCCAGCCCCCACGTGAGCATGATGCGCGCGAGCCACAGCTTCGCGCCGTAGCGCTGCAGCAGGATGTTCGACGGCACTTCGAAGATCGCGTAGCTGATGAAGAAGAGCCCCGCACCGAGCCCGTAGGCCGCCGCGCCGATGCCCAGATCGGCGCTCAGATGCTGGCGCACGAAGCCGATGTTCACGCGGTCGATGTAGTTGACGATGAACATCACGACGAACAGCGGCAGCACGCGCCACTTGATCTTGTGCACCGCGCTCGCCAGCGCGCCGGCGCGCTCGGGCCGCGCCGTGTCGGCAATCGGGCTACTCATGGGGTTGTCTCCTTCGATGGCGACGCGCATTGCGCGTCGCGGGCCTCGTAGGCGCGGATTTGGAAACGAGAATTAAAAGCGCGGATTCTTGCCGGTGAAGCCCGGTTCGTACTTGCGCATCTGCGAGAGGTCATCGCGATTGCGCACGCCGCACGACAGATACTGCGCATGCAGTTCGGCGAGCCGCTCGCGGTCGAGCTCGACGCCGAGGCCCGGCGTGGTGGGCACACGCACCGAGCCGTTGTCGAACGTGACACGGCCGCCCTTGATGACTTCTTCCTCCTGCCACGGGTAGTGCGTGTCGCACGCATAGGTCAGGTTGGGGATGCTGGCCGCGACGTGCGTCATCGCCATCAGGCTGATGCCGAGGTGCGAGTTCGAGTGCATCGACATGCCGAGATCCCACAGCTTGCACATGCGCGCGAGCGTCTGGGTCGCGCGCAGGCCGCCCCAGTAATGGTGATCCGACAGCAGGACCTTGACCGAACCCATCTCGGCGCCGCGGCGGAAATCTTCCATCGTCGTGATGACCATGTTGGTCGCGAGCGGCAGGCGCGTGTGCTTCGCCAGTTCGGCCATGCCTTCGAGACTCGGGCACGGGTCTTCGTAGTACTCGAGCAGTTCGTCGAGTTCAGGGGCGGCGGCGATGCTCGTTTCGAGCGTCCAGTTCGCGTTCGGGTCGAGGCGCAGCGGCACGCCGGGGAACGCCTGATGCAGCGCGCGCATGCACGCGATTTCGTGTGCCGGCTCGAACACGCCGCCCTTCAGCTTGATGCTCTGGAAACCATACAGCTCGATCATCCGACGCGCCTGCGCGACGATCTGCTCGGGGCTCAGGCCTTCGCCCCAGGCGTCGGGCGCATAGGGCTTGTCGATGTGCTCGGCGTACTTGAAGAACAGATAGGCGCTGTATGGCACGGCGTCGCGCACCTTGCCGCCAAGCAGATCGACGATCGGCGCGCCGACGATTTGCCCTTGCAGGTCGAGCATCGCGACTTCGAGCGTGCTGATGACTTTCGGCGCGTTCTTCGCCGCGTGCGAGCCGGGCGCGAGTTCGAATTCGACCGCGCCCGGGGTCGCCTTGATCGTGCCCCGCACGCGTTCTTCCATGCGATTGAGGTCGAACGGCGACAGCCCGATCACCAGCGACTTCGCCTGTTCGAGCACACGCAGCATCGGTTCGTCGCCATAGGTCTCGGAGATGCCGACGCGGCCGTCGCTCGTCTCCAGTTCGACGATGGCGCGCAGCGCCCAGGGTTCGTGGATTCCGGCGGCGTTGAGCAGCGGGCCGTCGCGGAAGGCGATCGGGGTGATGCGCACCTGGGTGATGGTGATGTCGCGAGTCATGATGTCAATCGGCATAAGTGGAGTTTGATGGGCCGGATAGTAAAGCACTAATATATTAGTGCGTTAGTGGGGTAAACTCCCATGTCCACTTCGTGGCGAATTCCGCTTGCAAGCCCGCTGGAAGCGGCGAGCGTCGGCTATAGTACTAGTGCCTCAGCGGACCGCCCCGTCGGTCCGCCTGCTTCCAAGCTTCAATTTCTGCCATGAAAAACCACGCTCACTCGTCGACGGTCACCCGACTCGACCGCTCCCGCCACGCCGCGCCGCAAGTCTTCGAACGACTGCGCGAAATGATCCTTTCTCTCGAATTGACGCCGGGCACGGTGCTGTCGCGCAGCGAGCTCGCGAACCGCTACGGGCTCAGCCAGACGCCGGTGCGCGACGCGCTGATGAAGCTCGGCGAGGAAGGACTCGTCGATATCTATCCGCAGCACGCGACGGTCGTTAGTCAGATCAAAGTGACCTCCGCGCTGCAGGCGCATTTCCTGCGCCGCTCGATCGAACTCGAAGTGGTGCGCACGCTCGCGGAGCAGCGCAACGCCACGCTGATCGCGGAACTGCGCGTCACGATCGCCCGGCAAACGGAATTGCTCGACCTGAAGAACTACGAGGAGTTCTCGCTGCTCGATCAGGCGTTTCATCGGCAGATGTACGAGGCGGCGGGCGTGCCGCAGCTGTGGGATCTGGTGCGCAGGCTGAGCGGGCACATCGACCGGCTGCGGCGCCTGAATTTGCCGGCGGAGGGCAAGACGATGGCGGTCGTGCGCGATCATACGGAGATCGTCGATGCGATCGACAAAGGCGATGTCGAGGCCGCGCAGGCGGCGCTACGCAAGCATCTGTCGGGGACGCTGAGTCAGATCGATCAGATTCGCACGAGTCATCCGAATTTTTTGGCGGACGAGTGAGCGTTCGCTGAATCGCTGGCTACGGCTGGATCACGGTCATTCTGAATGGACCGCCGTTTGCGGCCGCGTGGGACACCGCTTCATTGGCGCGATCGAGCGGGAATGTCTTGACGTCGAAATGGCGGAGATCGAGCAGCCCCGAGCGAATCAGGCCCGTCATCAGCGTCACGGCTTCCGTCGGATACATCCATTTGCCGCGCACGGTGATGTCGTTGCGCATGAGCCACGGATATGGCAGATCGAGCCCAGCATCGCCCAGCATGCCCACGCCACCCATCAAAATGACGCGGCCGTACGGCCGCACGGCCCTCATCGCGGCACGCACGGCTGTGACGGGCGCCGAGGGCGGCAGCAGATCGATGACGCAATCGATCGGACAAGGAGCCGCCTGTTGCATCCGTTCGCGATCCGCCTGTTCATCGCCTGAAAGTCTGACCGGGCGCACACGCGCGCCGAAGCGCTGTTTCAGGTCGTCGAGTGCTTCCGCATTGCGTCCCGGCGCGACCACGCAGCGCGCTCCCGTCGCGAGGGCGACAGCCACGCAGGCGCTGCCGAAGTTGCCGGTAGCCCCGCTGACGAGCAGCGTTTCGCCAGCCCGCAGCGCGGCCGCAAGCAGCCCGCCATAAGGCACGAGCATCACGTTGAGCGCACACCAGCGCGCCGCCTCGCCAGCATCGATGTCGCCGATACGAACCGCGTTCTCGGTCGGCACACGCACCTGTTCGGCGAACGGGCCGTCGTGAAAGTACCGTTGCAGTCGCAAGCCCCCGTCTCCACGCGAACTCCAGCCCTGCAGCGCTATGTCGGGCATCAACGCGTCGTCGCGCGAGCGCACGGTCGGATCGCAGAACACCCAGTCGCCCACCTTCAGATGAGTCGCATCGGGACCGCTCGCTCTTACACGACCGATCGCGCCGCAACCGGGCACGATCGGCAGCTCGATCGGATAGCGGCGCTGCCCATTGAACACTTCATTCGCGTATGGCAGCACCGGCGCAGCGGCGACATCCACGATCACCTCGCCCGTGCCGATTTCCGGATCCGGCATTTGCGTAATCGCGAGCGGTCGCTCAAGCGAATTCAGGATTGCAGCTTTCATCGTCGTTCTCCGTCAAGGGTGGTCTGACGAGGTCATTCTGGCGAACCTAGAATAGGCAACAAGGCCTGGTACTATCCCAGGATTCATCGATACCTCCTTGCGAGGACGAACATGCCGGCATCGAGACGGAGTGAGTTTGGCGATTTTCTGCGGTCGCGCCGGGAGAAGCTGAGCCCGGCATCGGGGCGGCTCGGGAGCGGCCGGCGCCGTCGTACGCCGGGTCTGCGGCGGGAAGAAGTTGCCGAACTGGCCGGCATCGGTGTGGACTGGTATGTGCGGCTGGAGCAGGGGCGAACGGTCAGCCCCTCCGATGCCACCCTCGACGCGCTTGCTCGCGCCCTGCGGCTTGGCAAAGCAGAAGCCGCGCATCTGCGGGCGCTCGCGCGCAGCAACGATCAGCGGACGTTTGCTGCCGAGAAAGTGCCGCCGGCAATCGCGCGCATCGTTTCAGACCTCGGCCTGCCGGCATACGTGACCGGCAGGCGGTGGGACATCCTGGCGTGGAACCGGGCGGCCGCCGATCTACTCGGATTCGATCGGCTGACCGAGGCGGACCGCAATATCCTCGTTTTCATGTTCATCGACCCGGAAGCGCGACGGCTATTCGGACCCGCGTGGGAAGACGAAGCGCGCCGCATGATCGCGCTCTTTCGCGCAACGCATGATCTCTTCGCCACCGATCCATCGTTCGTCCAGCTAGTGGAGCGCCTGCGGTCGTCGAGTGCGGAGTTCGCTAGCTGGTGGATCGCGCATGACGTCCGTGGCGGCGCGTCCGGCGAGAAAGTACTCGCGCATCCTCAGCGTGGTATCCAACGTTACCAATACGCTACGTTTCAGGCGAACGACGACCCGTCGCTGAAACTCTCGATCTACACACCCGTTTGAGCTTCGCCCGCCTGACAAAGCCATCGCGACGGCCCTAGGACCTTGGTCCGATTGACGCGACTCCCACGCGTGGCACCCTTGTACAAAGCCGGAATACTCACATGCAACCTGTCAGGGAGGTCGCCATGTTTTCATGGAGCCGGCAGTTCGCGGCCGCGGTCATGGCTGTGTCCGCGATGGCTTGCGCTGGAAGCT
The nucleotide sequence above comes from Paraburkholderia youngii. Encoded proteins:
- a CDS encoding DUF707 domain-containing protein is translated as MNKYLVVLRCGDSSLHPQWFSGGQAPNFDLMLSYYGKNEDYADIFAKAIHRFKGSKWEGLNDFMLQNSQLILQYRYIWLPDDDILTDVQTVNDFFEYVERENFALAQPSLDERSYFGHQTTLRNNEFEFRETNFVELMMPCLSSNALHAIKHSFGMNKSGWGLDFLWPKWVASFGKVGIIDRFSVFHTRPVGSAGSGMGDDSTTSPTFELNQTLAQYGMLGTPIKVIRGKTSDAGKSYASGRLGNPMLFIHAVKGSNPVRRKDIVSFMRLLKEYLPWLHHIKPTTWPIQQAPERRSSR
- a CDS encoding glycosyltransferase family 2 protein, producing the protein MSEPRISVLLPIYKVEDYIEDCLDSLLSQSCTDFEIIAVDDCSPDRSGEIAARVLAQQDRISWKLIRNIDNKGLAETRKIAASEARGDYVLCVDSDDHVHRDLICTVLREADQHNADVVIFAAERISPDGAVNARIDSGDGLITGVEAVQKILELKLQAFCWNKLVRRSIFVAADHPCGLIFEDVCVSVQTLANSKVVRLIPDNLYSYMIRESGISRRFNPQVVDLFAIMDRVEKNTASLPITDYKRLFFRLKYSWAFRAIAFQTAITAPTYRLASPILQSVSEKLRVKHLLGLFADRHLKLSITMTMLKIHPWIFYCVVRRFNRR
- a CDS encoding MFS transporter is translated as MKTLEATTAAARTAVGRYRWTICAMIFAATTINYMDRQMLGLLAPLLQKDIGWNQVQYAQTVMVFTVAYAVGLAIFGRIADRVSTKKVYGSAMALWSLAAMLHAVASTVPGFAAVRGLLGFGEAANFPVAIRTTATWFPKKERALATGFWNMGATIGGIVAPAFVPIAAVMWGWRATFIAGGATGFVWLAVWWLVYRQPSEHPSVSKEELAYINADREEVVEQKVSWLSVLKYRETWAFVFGKLLTDPVWWFYLFWLPKWLNESRHIDIAHMGLPLIAIYTMSSIGSVAGGWLSSRLMARTNRPNFARKLTMLICALCVVPIATLSAFRSLWWAVLAVGLAAAAHQGWSANLVTTVGDVFPKRVVGTVVGIGGVAGMVGSFFFSGVIGETLQRTGNYWALFTVGASAYLVALGIIHLLMPRMTAVKLRD
- a CDS encoding MFS transporter, whose protein sequence is MSSPIADTARPERAGALASAVHKIKWRVLPLFVVMFIVNYIDRVNIGFVRQHLSADLGIGAAAYGLGAGLFFISYAIFEVPSNILLQRYGAKLWLARIMLTWGLAAAGMAFVRGETSFYAMRLLLGAAEAGFFPGVIYYFTQWLPSNERGKAMAIFLSGSALASVLSGPISGGLMLIEGAGLRGWQWMFIIEGMFSVVLAGFILLWLDSKPRDAAWLTRAEQDAVLDAIDEEQRQRAAAHPVRPSLGTLLRDPQILIFCLIYFAVSLTIYGATFWLPSIIHKMGHFNDFQVGLFNSIPWLISIAAMYLFAMLAARFKFQQAWVACVLLIAALGMYAAGQGGPVFSFVAICFAAIGFKAASSLFWVIPQGYLDARISAAVLALINSIGNLGGFVAPATFGFLEQKTGSIEGGLTGLAVMSVIAAGVVFFSRMSPREGLPASAH
- a CDS encoding glucarate dehydratase family protein → MTRDITITQVRITPIAFRDGPLLNAAGIHEPWALRAIVELETSDGRVGISETYGDEPMLRVLEQAKSLVIGLSPFDLNRMEERVRGTIKATPGAVEFELAPGSHAAKNAPKVISTLEVAMLDLQGQIVGAPIVDLLGGKVRDAVPYSAYLFFKYAEHIDKPYAPDAWGEGLSPEQIVAQARRMIELYGFQSIKLKGGVFEPAHEIACMRALHQAFPGVPLRLDPNANWTLETSIAAAPELDELLEYYEDPCPSLEGMAELAKHTRLPLATNMVITTMEDFRRGAEMGSVKVLLSDHHYWGGLRATQTLARMCKLWDLGMSMHSNSHLGISLMAMTHVAASIPNLTYACDTHYPWQEEEVIKGGRVTFDNGSVRVPTTPGLGVELDRERLAELHAQYLSCGVRNRDDLSQMRKYEPGFTGKNPRF
- a CDS encoding GntR family transcriptional regulator, translated to MKNHAHSSTVTRLDRSRHAAPQVFERLREMILSLELTPGTVLSRSELANRYGLSQTPVRDALMKLGEEGLVDIYPQHATVVSQIKVTSALQAHFLRRSIELEVVRTLAEQRNATLIAELRVTIARQTELLDLKNYEEFSLLDQAFHRQMYEAAGVPQLWDLVRRLSGHIDRLRRLNLPAEGKTMAVVRDHTEIVDAIDKGDVEAAQAALRKHLSGTLSQIDQIRTSHPNFLADE
- a CDS encoding alcohol dehydrogenase catalytic domain-containing protein; the protein is MKAAILNSLERPLAITQMPDPEIGTGEVIVDVAAAPVLPYANEVFNGQRRYPIELPIVPGCGAIGRVRASGPDATHLKVGDWVFCDPTVRSRDDALMPDIALQGWSSRGDGGLRLQRYFHDGPFAEQVRVPTENAVRIGDIDAGEAARWCALNVMLVPYGGLLAAALRAGETLLVSGATGNFGSACVAVALATGARCVVAPGRNAEALDDLKQRFGARVRPVRLSGDEQADRERMQQAAPCPIDCVIDLLPPSAPVTAVRAAMRAVRPYGRVILMGGVGMLGDAGLDLPYPWLMRNDITVRGKWMYPTEAVTLMTGLIRSGLLDLRHFDVKTFPLDRANEAVSHAAANGGPFRMTVIQP
- a CDS encoding helix-turn-helix transcriptional regulator, with the translated sequence MPASRRSEFGDFLRSRREKLSPASGRLGSGRRRRTPGLRREEVAELAGIGVDWYVRLEQGRTVSPSDATLDALARALRLGKAEAAHLRALARSNDQRTFAAEKVPPAIARIVSDLGLPAYVTGRRWDILAWNRAAADLLGFDRLTEADRNILVFMFIDPEARRLFGPAWEDEARRMIALFRATHDLFATDPSFVQLVERLRSSSAEFASWWIAHDVRGGASGEKVLAHPQRGIQRYQYATFQANDDPSLKLSIYTPV